From a single Betaproteobacteria bacterium genomic region:
- a CDS encoding PAS domain-containing protein: protein MGNDVDGVSHNPINLLVQVLDAIEDFAVLADSTGRIIVFNSACERATSYRRDAVCGHNLLGASLPEALFGEIGRGFVNSFTAEVPEARENSPKMKLGGIA, encoded by the coding sequence ATCGGGAACGACGTGGATGGCGTGAGTCACAATCCTATTAATTTGCTTGTGCAAGTGCTGGATGCAATTGAAGACTTCGCAGTGCTTGCCGATTCCACAGGCCGTATCATCGTCTTCAACAGCGCCTGCGAACGGGCGACCAGCTATCGGCGCGACGCGGTGTGTGGGCACAACTTGCTCGGGGCCTCGTTGCCCGAGGCCTTGTTCGGCGAAATAGGACGTGGGTTTGTCAATTCTTTTACGGCCGAGGTGCCTGAGGCACGAGAGAATTCTCCGAAGATGAAGCTGGGAGGAATCGCTTGA
- a CDS encoding cupin domain-containing protein, whose amino-acid sequence MADDAMIPVRRVVTGNDTRGRSRVVWDGPAPNAHDAKTLTNAWTDFWVWHESPAPLEGQNDDGNLPYDFPGPPNGGHLRAVYGKGSPAASAYSSAAPHPYMQKVRALDFAIVLEGEIVLQLDTEEVPMKVGEIAIVRGSNHAWSNRSNHPAVIAIASHGGA is encoded by the coding sequence ATGGCAGATGACGCAATGATTCCGGTCCGGCGTGTAGTCACAGGCAACGACACCCGAGGCCGGTCCAGAGTCGTGTGGGATGGCCCGGCACCGAATGCACACGACGCGAAGACTCTCACCAACGCGTGGACCGACTTCTGGGTGTGGCACGAAAGCCCTGCGCCGCTCGAAGGCCAGAACGACGACGGCAATCTGCCGTACGATTTTCCCGGCCCACCGAATGGCGGACACCTCCGCGCGGTCTACGGCAAGGGCTCACCCGCAGCGTCGGCATACTCGAGCGCAGCGCCGCATCCGTATATGCAGAAAGTCCGCGCGCTGGATTTCGCCATCGTCCTCGAAGGCGAGATCGTGCTTCAGCTCGATACGGAGGAAGTACCCATGAAGGTGGGTGAGATCGCGATCGTGAGAGGCTCCAACCACGCGTGGAGCAACCGCTCCAATCATCCCGCGGTCATTGCGATTGCATCGCACGGCGGCGCGTAA
- a CDS encoding tripartite tricarboxylate transporter substrate binding protein, translated as MQCSQHRTALLAAGFMWLASLVPQALAQSGYPNRVIRIVAPTAPGGGSSISARLIAEEMSRRAGRQVAVVDNRPGAGTRLGTEIVAKARPDGYTLLISPSTLATNPTGFKSMPYDALRDFEPITQTLFVPNLIVVHPSFPAKSLKAFIAIAKGRPGDILYGSAGYATNPHLTIELLCSMAQIRMTHVAYQGGAPSITAVLAGEVVLTASSSMSLLIPHLQAGRLRALGVTSATRSPALPDLPTIAEAGLPGFEAIQWAGLLAPANTPREIIDKLHKEVVAILSMPEMKAKLAKIGNDVKTSASPEAFAEFIKAETIKWAKVAKTAGIVPK; from the coding sequence ATGCAGTGTTCACAACATCGTACTGCTCTGCTCGCAGCAGGATTCATGTGGCTCGCATCGCTTGTGCCGCAGGCACTGGCGCAGAGCGGTTACCCGAATCGCGTGATACGCATTGTTGCGCCAACTGCACCGGGCGGCGGCAGCTCCATCAGCGCGCGCCTGATCGCCGAAGAAATGTCCCGGCGCGCCGGACGCCAGGTGGCCGTCGTGGACAATCGACCCGGCGCCGGCACGCGGCTCGGCACGGAGATTGTTGCGAAGGCGCGCCCGGACGGGTACACCCTACTGATCAGCCCCAGCACACTCGCAACTAATCCGACTGGCTTCAAGAGCATGCCGTACGACGCATTGCGTGACTTCGAACCGATTACGCAGACGCTCTTCGTGCCCAATCTCATTGTCGTGCATCCGTCCTTCCCGGCCAAATCGCTGAAGGCGTTCATAGCGATCGCTAAGGGGCGTCCGGGCGACATCCTGTACGGTTCGGCTGGTTATGCAACCAATCCGCATCTGACGATCGAGCTGCTGTGCAGTATGGCTCAGATCCGCATGACCCATGTTGCCTACCAGGGCGGAGCGCCCAGTATCACTGCGGTGCTCGCCGGTGAGGTGGTCCTGACCGCCTCCAGCAGTATGTCTCTGCTCATACCACACCTTCAGGCGGGGCGGCTGCGTGCGCTGGGCGTCACGAGCGCAACACGCAGCCCGGCACTTCCCGATCTGCCCACGATAGCCGAGGCGGGGCTGCCGGGCTTCGAGGCGATTCAGTGGGCCGGGCTCCTCGCGCCTGCGAATACTCCGCGGGAGATCATCGACAAGCTTCACAAGGAAGTGGTGGCCATACTGAGCATGCCGGAGATGAAGGCGAAGCTCGCCAAGATAGGCAACGACGTGAAGACGAGTGCGTCGCCGGAAGCGTTTGCCGAGTTCATCAAGGCCGAAACCATCAAGTGGGCAAAAGTCGCAAAGACCGCGGGAATCGTTCCGAAGTGA